A stretch of the Vigna radiata var. radiata cultivar VC1973A chromosome 7, Vradiata_ver6, whole genome shotgun sequence genome encodes the following:
- the LOC106767406 gene encoding transmembrane protein 258, producing the protein MAPKPITSPVPDSWYPTLSVFTLAIGLVLTASFFIYEATSSRKTRSLVQELTTGAVASVFLGFGSLFLLIACGVYV; encoded by the exons ATG GCTCCAAAACCGATTACGAGTCCTGTGCCCGATTCGTGGTACCCCACACTCTCCGTCTTTACCCTCGCCATCGGCCTCGTCTTAACCGCATCTTTCTTCAT TTATGAAGCAACCTCTTCTAGGAAAACTCGTTCACTTGTTCAGGAGCTGACAACTGGAGCAGTTGCATCAGTCTTCTTG GGTTTTGGGTCCTTGTTCCTCTTAATTGCTTGTGGCGTTTATGTCTAA
- the LOC106769027 gene encoding zinc finger CCCH domain-containing protein 64 isoform X1 produces MAPRILLCGDVLGRLSQLFKRVSSVSKSAGPFDALLCVGQFFPDSPEQLDEFTAYIEGGSQIPLPTYFIGDYGVAAPKFLLQASKDSANRGFMMDGFKVCHNLYWLKGSGKFPLFGLSVAYLSGRKSASVQQFGTYTEDDVDALRAIAEEPEIIDLFLTNEWPSGVTNGAAVSDIPTGASDLVGSDSTISELVQEIKPRYHIAGTKGIYYAREPYTNVDAVHITRFIGLASVGNRNKQKFIHAISPTPSSAMSSTEIAMKTTNTTLSPYTFVEKRTPPMDSTKRSSDSISESQYWRYDVSQKRQKHETGQADKMCFKFVSSGSCSRGEKCHFHHDTDAREQCKRGVCLDFLIKGKCERGPDCNYKHNLLDEGDKDPSRRSGSGSSKECWFCLSSPNVKTHLIVSIGEDYYLALAKGPLVEDHALIIPVEHRFNTLSMSSESETELSRFQNSLKSYCRGQEKEVIFFEWASLRDTHANLQAIPIPSSKAVMVEKVFNLAAEKLGFEFVAKTFDSISDGRKFLKTQIGGGLSLFYAQVPGGKILLHHVEKNEKFPVQFGREVMAGLLNMADNADWRSHRHSKDEEMKIVENFKSRFQEYDPNC; encoded by the exons ATGGCGCCTAGAATCCTTCTATGCGGCGACGTTTTAGGTCGCCTGAGCCAACTCTTCAAGCGCGTCTCTTCA GTGAGCAAATCTGCAGGTCCATTCGACGCGCTCTTGTGCGTAGGCCAGTTCTTCCCGGACTCACCGGAGCAACTGGATGAATTCAccgcctacattgaaggaggaTCACAGATTCCGCTTCCGACTTACTTCATCGGAGATTACGGCGTCGCCGCCCCTAAATTTCTCTTACAAGCCTCCAAGGACTCCGCCAACCGCGGCTTCATGATGGACGGCTTCAAGGTTTGCCACAACTTATATTGGTTGAAAGGCAGTGGCAAATTCCCCCTCTTCG GGTTGTCCGTGGCCTATTTATCTGGTAGGAAGTCGGCCAGTGTTCAACAGTTTGGAACTTATACCGAAGATGACGTTGATGCTTTGCGAGCTATTGCAGAGGAACCAGAAATTATTGATCTATTCTTGAC TAATGAATGGCCAAGTGGCGTCACCAATGGAGCAGCTGTTTCGGACATTCCTACTGGAGCCTCTGATCTTGTAGGCAGTGATTCAACCATATCGGAGTTAGTACAGGAGATCAAGCCACG TTATCACATTGCAGGCACAAAAGGTATATACTATGCCCGTGAACCATATACCAATGTTGATGCTGTGCATATCACCCGTTTCATAGGGCTTGCATCTGTTGGAAATAGAAACAAACAG AAATTTATTCATGCAATCTCCCCCACACCTTCTTCGGCCATGTCTTCAACTGAGATTGCTATGAAAACCACAAATACCACCTTATCACCTTACACATTTGTGGAGAAAAGAACACCTCCTATGGATTCCACGAAGAGATCCAGTGACTCTATCTCTGAGTCTCAATATTGGAGATATGATGTTTCTCAAAAGCGACAAAAACATGAAACTGGACAAGCTGATAAGATGTGTTTCAAATTTGTCTCTTCTGGATCTTGTTCACGTGGAGAGAAGTGCCATTTTCATCATGATACAGATGCAAGGGAGCAGTGTAAGAGAGGTGTTTGTTTAGATTTTTTGATTAAGGGAAAATGTGAAAGGGGGCCAGACTGCAATTATAAGCACAACTTGCTGGATGAAGGTGACAAGGATCCTTCTAGGAGGTCCGGATCGGGCAG CTCAAAAGAATGTTGGTTTTGCTTGTCAAGCCCAAATGTGAAGACACATTTAATTGTTAGCATTGGGGAGGATTATTACTTGGCACTGGCTAAAGGTCCACTTGTTGAGGACCATGCACTGATAATACCCGTTGAGCATAGGTTTAATACCTTATCTATGTCTTCTGAATCTGAAACTGAGCTCTCTAGGTTCCAGAACAGTCTCAAGAGTTACTGCAGAGGCCAAGAAAAGGAAGTGATATTTTTTGAGTGGGCCTCCTTGCGTGACACTCATGCCAATCTTCAG GCCATTCCCATTCCATCTTCCAAAGCGGTTATGGTTGAAAAAGTGTTCAATTTAGCTGCAGAAAAGTTGGGATTTGAATTTGTGGCCAAGACAT TTGATAGCATTTCTGATGGAAGGAAGTTTTTGAAGACTCAAATTGGTGGGGGTTTAAGTTTGTTCTATGCTCAGGTTCCAGGAGGGAAAATTCTGCTGCATCACGTTGAAAAGAACGAGAAATTTCCTGTCCAATTCGGCCGTGAG GTCATGGCTGGGTTGCTCAATATGGCAGATAATGCAGATTGGAGGAGTCACAGACATAGCAAAGATGAGGAAatgaaaattgttgaaaatttcAAGAGTCGATTTCAAGAATATGATCCAAACTGCTAA
- the LOC106769027 gene encoding zinc finger CCCH domain-containing protein 64 isoform X2 produces MAPRILLCGDVLGRLSQLFKRVSSVSKSAGPFDALLCVGQFFPDSPEQLDEFTAYIEGGSQIPLPTYFIGDYGVAAPKFLLQASKDSANRGFMMDGFKVCHNLYWLKGSGKFPLFGLSVAYLSGRKSASVQQFGTYTEDDVDALRAIAEEPEIIDLFLTNEWPSGVTNGAAVSDIPTGASDLVGSDSTISELVQEIKPRYHIAGTKGIYYAREPYTNVDAVHITRFIGLASVGNRNKQKFIHAISPTPSSAMSSTEIAMKTTNTTLSPYTFVEKRTPPMDSTKRSSDSISESQYWRYDVSQKRQKHETGQADKMCFKFVSSGSCSRGEKCHFHHDTDAREQCKRGVCLDFLIKGKCERGPDCNYKHNLLDEGDKDPSRRSGSGSSKECWFCLSSPNVKTHLIVSIGEDYYLALAKGPLVEDHALIIPVEHRFNTLSMSSESETELSRFQNSLKSYCRGQEKEVIFFEWASLRDTHANLQAIPIPSSKAVMVEKVFNLAAEKLGFEFVAKTFDSISDGRKFLKTQIGGGLSLFYAQVPGGKILLHHVEKNEKFPVQFGREKEVINGSMLWLRLQLFVFISES; encoded by the exons ATGGCGCCTAGAATCCTTCTATGCGGCGACGTTTTAGGTCGCCTGAGCCAACTCTTCAAGCGCGTCTCTTCA GTGAGCAAATCTGCAGGTCCATTCGACGCGCTCTTGTGCGTAGGCCAGTTCTTCCCGGACTCACCGGAGCAACTGGATGAATTCAccgcctacattgaaggaggaTCACAGATTCCGCTTCCGACTTACTTCATCGGAGATTACGGCGTCGCCGCCCCTAAATTTCTCTTACAAGCCTCCAAGGACTCCGCCAACCGCGGCTTCATGATGGACGGCTTCAAGGTTTGCCACAACTTATATTGGTTGAAAGGCAGTGGCAAATTCCCCCTCTTCG GGTTGTCCGTGGCCTATTTATCTGGTAGGAAGTCGGCCAGTGTTCAACAGTTTGGAACTTATACCGAAGATGACGTTGATGCTTTGCGAGCTATTGCAGAGGAACCAGAAATTATTGATCTATTCTTGAC TAATGAATGGCCAAGTGGCGTCACCAATGGAGCAGCTGTTTCGGACATTCCTACTGGAGCCTCTGATCTTGTAGGCAGTGATTCAACCATATCGGAGTTAGTACAGGAGATCAAGCCACG TTATCACATTGCAGGCACAAAAGGTATATACTATGCCCGTGAACCATATACCAATGTTGATGCTGTGCATATCACCCGTTTCATAGGGCTTGCATCTGTTGGAAATAGAAACAAACAG AAATTTATTCATGCAATCTCCCCCACACCTTCTTCGGCCATGTCTTCAACTGAGATTGCTATGAAAACCACAAATACCACCTTATCACCTTACACATTTGTGGAGAAAAGAACACCTCCTATGGATTCCACGAAGAGATCCAGTGACTCTATCTCTGAGTCTCAATATTGGAGATATGATGTTTCTCAAAAGCGACAAAAACATGAAACTGGACAAGCTGATAAGATGTGTTTCAAATTTGTCTCTTCTGGATCTTGTTCACGTGGAGAGAAGTGCCATTTTCATCATGATACAGATGCAAGGGAGCAGTGTAAGAGAGGTGTTTGTTTAGATTTTTTGATTAAGGGAAAATGTGAAAGGGGGCCAGACTGCAATTATAAGCACAACTTGCTGGATGAAGGTGACAAGGATCCTTCTAGGAGGTCCGGATCGGGCAG CTCAAAAGAATGTTGGTTTTGCTTGTCAAGCCCAAATGTGAAGACACATTTAATTGTTAGCATTGGGGAGGATTATTACTTGGCACTGGCTAAAGGTCCACTTGTTGAGGACCATGCACTGATAATACCCGTTGAGCATAGGTTTAATACCTTATCTATGTCTTCTGAATCTGAAACTGAGCTCTCTAGGTTCCAGAACAGTCTCAAGAGTTACTGCAGAGGCCAAGAAAAGGAAGTGATATTTTTTGAGTGGGCCTCCTTGCGTGACACTCATGCCAATCTTCAG GCCATTCCCATTCCATCTTCCAAAGCGGTTATGGTTGAAAAAGTGTTCAATTTAGCTGCAGAAAAGTTGGGATTTGAATTTGTGGCCAAGACAT TTGATAGCATTTCTGATGGAAGGAAGTTTTTGAAGACTCAAATTGGTGGGGGTTTAAGTTTGTTCTATGCTCAGGTTCCAGGAGGGAAAATTCTGCTGCATCACGTTGAAAAGAACGAGAAATTTCCTGTCCAATTCGGCCGTGAG aaAGAGGTCATCAATGGTAGCATGCTTTGGTTAAGATTGCAACTCTTTGTATTTATCAGCGAGAGTTAA
- the LOC106769027 gene encoding zinc finger CCCH domain-containing protein 64 isoform X3, whose translation MAPRILLCGDVLGRLSQLFKRVSSVSKSAGPFDALLCVGQFFPDSPEQLDEFTAYIEGGSQIPLPTYFIGDYGVAAPKFLLQASKDSANRGFMMDGFKVCHNLYWLKGSGKFPLFGLSVAYLSGRKSASVQQFGTYTEDDVDALRAIAEEPEIIDLFLTNEWPSGVTNGAAVSDIPTGASDLVGSDSTISELVQEIKPRYHIAGTKGIYYAREPYTNVDAVHITRFIGLASVGNRNKQKFIHAISPTPSSAMSSTEIAMKTTNTTLSPYTFVEKRTPPMDSTKRSSDSISESQYWRYDVSQKRQKHETGQADKMCFKFVSSGSCSRGEKCHFHHDTDAREQCKRGVCLDFLIKGKCERGPDCNYKHNLLDEGDKDPSRRSGSGSSKECWFCLSSPNVKTHLIVSIGEDYYLALAKGPLVEDHALIIPVEHRFNTLSMSSESETELSRFQNSLKSYCRGQEKEVIFFEWASLRDTHANLQAIPIPSSKAVMVEKVFNLAAEKLGFEFVAKTCSRRENSAASR comes from the exons ATGGCGCCTAGAATCCTTCTATGCGGCGACGTTTTAGGTCGCCTGAGCCAACTCTTCAAGCGCGTCTCTTCA GTGAGCAAATCTGCAGGTCCATTCGACGCGCTCTTGTGCGTAGGCCAGTTCTTCCCGGACTCACCGGAGCAACTGGATGAATTCAccgcctacattgaaggaggaTCACAGATTCCGCTTCCGACTTACTTCATCGGAGATTACGGCGTCGCCGCCCCTAAATTTCTCTTACAAGCCTCCAAGGACTCCGCCAACCGCGGCTTCATGATGGACGGCTTCAAGGTTTGCCACAACTTATATTGGTTGAAAGGCAGTGGCAAATTCCCCCTCTTCG GGTTGTCCGTGGCCTATTTATCTGGTAGGAAGTCGGCCAGTGTTCAACAGTTTGGAACTTATACCGAAGATGACGTTGATGCTTTGCGAGCTATTGCAGAGGAACCAGAAATTATTGATCTATTCTTGAC TAATGAATGGCCAAGTGGCGTCACCAATGGAGCAGCTGTTTCGGACATTCCTACTGGAGCCTCTGATCTTGTAGGCAGTGATTCAACCATATCGGAGTTAGTACAGGAGATCAAGCCACG TTATCACATTGCAGGCACAAAAGGTATATACTATGCCCGTGAACCATATACCAATGTTGATGCTGTGCATATCACCCGTTTCATAGGGCTTGCATCTGTTGGAAATAGAAACAAACAG AAATTTATTCATGCAATCTCCCCCACACCTTCTTCGGCCATGTCTTCAACTGAGATTGCTATGAAAACCACAAATACCACCTTATCACCTTACACATTTGTGGAGAAAAGAACACCTCCTATGGATTCCACGAAGAGATCCAGTGACTCTATCTCTGAGTCTCAATATTGGAGATATGATGTTTCTCAAAAGCGACAAAAACATGAAACTGGACAAGCTGATAAGATGTGTTTCAAATTTGTCTCTTCTGGATCTTGTTCACGTGGAGAGAAGTGCCATTTTCATCATGATACAGATGCAAGGGAGCAGTGTAAGAGAGGTGTTTGTTTAGATTTTTTGATTAAGGGAAAATGTGAAAGGGGGCCAGACTGCAATTATAAGCACAACTTGCTGGATGAAGGTGACAAGGATCCTTCTAGGAGGTCCGGATCGGGCAG CTCAAAAGAATGTTGGTTTTGCTTGTCAAGCCCAAATGTGAAGACACATTTAATTGTTAGCATTGGGGAGGATTATTACTTGGCACTGGCTAAAGGTCCACTTGTTGAGGACCATGCACTGATAATACCCGTTGAGCATAGGTTTAATACCTTATCTATGTCTTCTGAATCTGAAACTGAGCTCTCTAGGTTCCAGAACAGTCTCAAGAGTTACTGCAGAGGCCAAGAAAAGGAAGTGATATTTTTTGAGTGGGCCTCCTTGCGTGACACTCATGCCAATCTTCAG GCCATTCCCATTCCATCTTCCAAAGCGGTTATGGTTGAAAAAGTGTTCAATTTAGCTGCAGAAAAGTTGGGATTTGAATTTGTGGCCAAGACAT GTTCCAGGAGGGAAAATTCTGCTGCATCACGTTGA
- the LOC106767306 gene encoding uncharacterized protein LOC106767306 — MADPASFIASWLTPSSLFIFVNLVIGTIAITSRFTSKNHHPHLAPSPSLVQRVSSFNLTHYYTHHHHPDPDFTHPQLVPTPSLLQRVKSFNLSFRKLEPTHAEIQNLQPQHAQPTNPELVRTPSRLERLTSLDLSLTNQEPTNAQTQHVQPEAEPEQPELVRSPSLLQRLQSINLSRLYRSESIHGEDPSDGSGKAEMRKSASERRGSIEREEEEEVERRRPQTARVEATSCREDEEVDAKADDFINRFKKQLRLQRIDSLIRYRTGS; from the coding sequence ATGGCAGACCCAGCAAGTTTCATTGCCAGCTGGTTAACTCCCTCTTCTCTCTTCATCTTCGTCAACCTCGTCATAGGAACAATAGCAATCACTTCTCGCTTCACTTCCAAAAACCACCACCCTCATCTCGCTCCTTCACCCTCTCTTGTACAACGAGTCAGCTCCTTCAATCTCACTCACTACTATACCCATCATCACCACCCAGACCCAGACTTCACTCACCCCCAACTCGTTCCAACACCCTCGTTATTGCAGCGAGTCAAGTCCTTCAATCTCTCCTTCCGCAAACTCGAACCCACACATGCAGAAATACAGAACCTCCAACCCCAACACGCCCAACCTACAAACCCGGAACTGGTTCGGACACCCTCCCGGTTGGAGCGCCTCACATCTCTCGATCTTTCTCTTACGAATCAAGAACCCACGAATGCACAAACACAGCACGTGCAACCCGAAGCAGAACCAGAACAGCCAGAACTGGTTCGGAGTCCCTCGCTCTTGCAGCGGCTACAGTCCATAAACTTGTCGCGTCTGTATAGATCGGAGTCCATACACGGAGAGGATCCGAGTGACGGGTCGGGTAAGGCGGAGATGAGGAAATCGGCGAGCGAGAGAAGGGGCTCGATAGAACGcgaagaggaagaggaggtgGAGAGACGGAGACCACAAACGGCGAGGGTTGAAGCGACGTCGTGTAGAGAAGACGAAGAGGTGGACGCGAAAGCTGATGATTTCATCAATAGGTTCAAGAAGCAGTTGAGATTGCAGAGGATTGACTCTCTTATCCGTTACAGAACAGGTAGCTGA